The proteins below come from a single Leptolyngbya iicbica LK genomic window:
- a CDS encoding DUF3110 domain-containing protein: MQVYVLLFNAGTDNEGIHSLQANGRNTVLMFEDEDDATRFGLMLEAQDFPTPDIEAFEQDEIEEFCEEAGFDLRLIPAGSLMVPPDSAVEAMDWDPDGEYVAEEPPTADESRLSNEELDDIRQRLEKLL, encoded by the coding sequence ATGCAAGTCTATGTGCTCTTGTTTAACGCGGGGACTGACAACGAGGGAATTCACTCGTTGCAGGCCAACGGGCGGAACACTGTCCTCATGTTTGAAGACGAGGATGATGCTACGCGCTTTGGTTTGATGTTAGAGGCGCAGGATTTTCCGACGCCCGATATCGAAGCGTTTGAGCAAGACGAAATCGAAGAGTTCTGCGAAGAGGCAGGCTTTGACTTGCGGTTGATTCCAGCGGGTTCGTTGATGGTGCCTCCTGACAGTGCTGTCGAAGCGATGGATTGGGATCCTGACGGCGAATACGTGGCAGAAGAGCCCCCCACGGCAGACGAATCGCGACTGTCGAATGAAGAACTCGACGATATCCGCCAGCGTTTAGAAAAACTGCTCTAG
- a CDS encoding translocation/assembly module TamB domain-containing protein: protein MSNGSSPEPQSTPKKQRRRLWTTTGLAIGAIATLSVAGVAIAAWRFAHETLSPWASDYLTEALDRPVALGEVERVSITGVQFGPSAMPPTATDPDTLYVETIAVRFNPLGLLGRQVNPQITLTGVQVYIEQDEQGKWVEVDINLDDDDDDEDRGEPFIRVNPTVIFADSEVQLLPYLGPDESPQVFTLNDINGTVAVQKVVVDNPRAGGKPQLDAQEITLDFSSRPENAGDLDLSGVIRQLDYGDNAPPNLLDSLEANIAVQAQAIDLAALSPLVFASAGERLPLAITAGLLNGNIAAELTPFEAPRLTGTASLEDGELFIDALSTPFSEINTQARFQGNRIALEETTATFGELKAEARGIIDPRNGYDLTGAIAPVTLEGIAETFNFEYPVEMAATLQAPKVALTGPLAKPTVSGLVETVDGGTIDQVEFARVASEVTYSREGFQFADLVANPLAGGELTGNGELRFGRPVAIAFDLLGTDLPADDLARLYGLPDDISIGTLALEADIAGPVKSLTGVFTWDAVGGTYPTRGTAELERNLLTLRQAEIAGGTVSGVGRLNQGQWTADVQAQGLQMGFFNAALQGVTAGGDVRLGGSTRDFSLAGLQGDGNIVAALAGGTLNSTFNLANGTWQADGQGRNLQLQQLSSDLRGTGSATFQLAGSLANLSPAAIRGRANIQLSDGLATARALNPAFGRSPAPLDASLAWDGRLLRIDSLETGGLFASGTVTPQLSGSGAPSIAAIDLNLAANNYDLATLPVNFPPALALVGIADLQGRLTGSPSNLNFEGDLTLANLALNDLVFDRRLAGPVTYSNQRGLAVGLMGTEDQITATYVPQTRQLNAEIRAGEAIATATTEGDLLQAQLYNFPVSVLNIPAEPSPYGSLRGLVDFANASINLRTGEAIGQFDVAYLGFGYVNVDRLYGGFRYADGVAQLNEGQIIMADRDERGAAIATRTYNVSGRYSLGQTPQLVGTLSSEAGELRDLLQMLQIQELADFRRGLQPNEGFIPASTLEAAKILATNPVGSPNDTLLNQLRRLSEIIEIQILDEIAAEEAPIPPLSELQGSFAGRVNITATLPTDLRATFDLAGQNWSWGPDIRADQMVAQGSYQNGLVTFAPLQFNSNEETGIASAALTGSFSLDPQDRTDREMLLQITNVPISNLEDFANLPFDLDGRLNSTAILGGRLGNPRLTGELEVIDGTLNGTGISNTTAAFSYINARAGLDAQLSLIGSNDPLTLTAAVPYQLGFVDIEPVDQSYLLRANVKDEGLALLNLFTQQVAWEDGQGEVVLNIAGDLQTNNSLPETFQGLITLDDATISASALPVPMTDVTGRIRLVPSIQAIEVEQLTGQFSEGQLSAQGLFPLLLPLDTFVDFADDDTEPPQGEDETAPPPAADDTEPSETSNPQYQPLTLNLDNIALDLQGLYEGQVDGEMQLVGSLLLGPQLTGAIDLSQGTLIIPEGGGPPPVAAVDRNGGDSIFPPFAFSDLRILLRRGINIVQGNYLDVRAQGGLRLDGTLSTLRPTGTIQLPSGRIGLFAVELRLAGENDRADFRGTFDPLLDVTLQTSLPETNTSGIQVTRGPFPRNEVPDTTTLESIGLTQQGNRLVRIRARYTGPASELANITTTSRNLSLSSSPPRSESEIVGLLSGNVIGAIDALGSDNALTGIGTFVGSALLNTVREFLGDTVPISEVRLFQVSDASGGVEANDGSDIGAEVGFEISPTISVSVLKVITNDTPFQFNTRYRLSDEFTLRGTTSYEDFRERSGVLLEYETRF, encoded by the coding sequence ATGAGCAACGGGTCATCCCCAGAGCCACAATCGACTCCCAAAAAACAGCGTCGCCGCCTCTGGACGACGACTGGCTTGGCGATCGGGGCGATCGCGACCCTGAGTGTGGCTGGGGTGGCGATCGCGGCTTGGCGGTTTGCCCACGAAACGCTATCTCCCTGGGCCTCAGACTATTTGACCGAGGCCCTTGATCGCCCGGTGGCCCTGGGCGAAGTGGAGCGAGTCTCGATTACGGGAGTGCAGTTTGGCCCATCGGCGATGCCGCCCACCGCGACCGATCCAGACACCCTGTATGTCGAGACCATCGCCGTGCGGTTCAATCCGCTGGGGCTGCTGGGGCGGCAAGTCAACCCACAAATTACCCTCACCGGCGTCCAGGTTTACATCGAACAAGACGAACAAGGCAAGTGGGTCGAAGTTGACATTAATTTAGATGACGACGATGACGATGAAGACCGGGGTGAGCCCTTCATCCGGGTCAACCCGACGGTCATCTTCGCAGATAGTGAAGTGCAACTCTTGCCCTATCTCGGGCCAGACGAATCGCCGCAAGTCTTTACCCTCAACGACATCAACGGCACCGTCGCGGTGCAAAAAGTGGTGGTGGATAATCCCCGGGCTGGGGGCAAACCCCAATTAGACGCCCAGGAAATCACGTTGGACTTCAGTTCTCGCCCTGAGAATGCAGGGGATTTAGACCTCAGCGGCGTGATTCGACAACTGGATTATGGGGACAATGCGCCCCCTAATCTGCTCGACTCGCTCGAGGCCAATATCGCGGTCCAGGCTCAGGCGATTGATCTGGCGGCATTGTCGCCGCTGGTGTTTGCCAGTGCCGGAGAGCGGCTGCCCCTGGCGATCACAGCGGGGCTGCTCAACGGCAATATCGCAGCCGAACTGACGCCGTTTGAAGCGCCCCGGCTGACGGGGACGGCCAGTTTAGAGGATGGCGAACTTTTTATCGATGCCCTATCGACGCCGTTCTCAGAGATTAATACCCAGGCACGTTTTCAGGGCAATCGGATCGCTTTGGAAGAGACCACGGCCACCTTTGGGGAACTGAAGGCGGAGGCGCGGGGCATCATTGATCCCCGCAATGGCTACGACCTGACCGGGGCGATCGCTCCCGTCACCCTGGAGGGCATTGCTGAGACCTTTAACTTTGAATATCCCGTCGAGATGGCGGCCACTCTGCAAGCTCCGAAGGTGGCGCTGACCGGGCCGTTGGCAAAACCCACGGTTTCCGGCCTGGTGGAAACGGTTGATGGGGGAACGATTGACCAGGTGGAGTTTGCGCGGGTGGCCTCTGAAGTGACCTACAGTCGTGAGGGCTTTCAGTTTGCCGATTTGGTGGCGAATCCCCTGGCGGGTGGCGAACTGACCGGGAATGGTGAACTGCGATTTGGCCGTCCCGTCGCGATCGCCTTCGATCTGCTCGGGACGGATTTGCCCGCCGATGACCTGGCCCGCCTCTATGGTTTGCCCGACGATATCTCCATTGGCACCCTGGCTTTGGAAGCGGATATTGCTGGCCCGGTCAAATCATTGACCGGCGTGTTCACTTGGGATGCCGTTGGCGGCACCTACCCCACGCGGGGCACAGCGGAACTTGAGCGTAACCTGCTCACGCTGCGACAGGCCGAGATTGCTGGGGGCACGGTGTCGGGGGTGGGTCGCCTGAACCAAGGGCAATGGACTGCGGACGTCCAGGCTCAGGGACTGCAAATGGGCTTCTTCAATGCCGCCTTGCAAGGGGTGACGGCAGGCGGTGATGTGCGACTGGGCGGCAGCACCCGCGACTTTTCGTTGGCGGGGCTGCAAGGCGACGGCAATATTGTCGCGGCGTTAGCCGGTGGCACGCTGAACAGTACTTTCAATCTCGCGAACGGCACCTGGCAGGCCGACGGTCAGGGCCGTAATTTGCAACTGCAACAACTATCGTCTGATTTGCGGGGCACCGGGTCGGCGACTTTTCAACTGGCGGGCAGCCTGGCAAACCTTTCACCCGCCGCCATCCGAGGCCGCGCCAACATTCAGCTGTCGGATGGGTTGGCGACGGCGCGGGCGCTGAATCCGGCGTTCGGGCGATCGCCCGCTCCCTTAGATGCCAGCCTGGCCTGGGATGGTCGCCTGCTGCGCATCGACAGTTTAGAAACGGGGGGTCTATTCGCCAGTGGCACCGTCACGCCGCAGCTATCCGGCTCTGGCGCGCCCAGCATTGCCGCAATTGACCTGAATCTGGCTGCTAACAACTACGATCTGGCGACCCTGCCAGTTAATTTCCCCCCGGCCTTGGCGCTGGTGGGCATCGCCGATTTGCAGGGACGGCTGACAGGGAGCCCCAGTAATCTGAATTTTGAGGGCGATTTGACCCTGGCAAATCTGGCCCTCAATGATTTAGTGTTTGACCGCCGCTTGGCTGGTCCCGTGACCTACTCTAACCAGAGGGGCTTGGCCGTGGGCCTGATGGGAACCGAGGACCAAATTACGGCGACCTATGTCCCCCAAACCCGACAGTTAAATGCCGAAATTCGGGCCGGAGAGGCGATCGCTACTGCCACCACCGAGGGCGACCTGCTGCAAGCTCAGCTCTACAATTTCCCTGTTTCGGTCCTGAATATTCCTGCGGAGCCGTCGCCCTACGGTTCACTGCGGGGCCTGGTGGATTTTGCCAACGCGAGTATCAACCTCCGGACGGGGGAGGCGATCGGTCAGTTTGATGTGGCCTATCTCGGCTTTGGCTATGTGAATGTTGATCGGTTGTATGGCGGTTTCCGTTATGCCGACGGTGTCGCCCAACTGAACGAAGGGCAAATCATCATGGCCGATCGCGATGAACGGGGCGCGGCGATCGCCACCCGCACCTACAATGTGTCCGGTCGTTATAGCCTGGGGCAAACGCCGCAACTCGTCGGTACGCTCTCGTCAGAAGCAGGGGAACTGCGCGACCTCTTACAAATGCTCCAGATTCAAGAGCTCGCCGATTTTCGCCGGGGGCTACAGCCCAACGAAGGGTTCATTCCAGCCTCGACCTTAGAAGCCGCCAAAATCTTAGCGACCAATCCCGTCGGTAGCCCCAACGACACCCTGCTCAACCAACTGCGGCGGCTGTCTGAAATCATTGAGATCCAAATCCTCGATGAAATTGCGGCCGAAGAAGCCCCGATCCCCCCTCTGAGCGAACTGCAGGGCAGCTTTGCCGGGCGCGTCAACATCACCGCTACCCTGCCTACCGATCTCCGCGCCACCTTTGACTTGGCGGGCCAAAACTGGAGCTGGGGTCCCGACATCAGAGCTGATCAGATGGTTGCCCAAGGTAGCTATCAAAATGGCTTGGTCACCTTTGCCCCGTTGCAGTTCAACTCTAATGAAGAGACGGGCATTGCCTCAGCGGCGCTGACCGGCAGTTTTTCCCTCGATCCGCAAGACCGGACTGACCGGGAAATGCTGTTGCAAATCACCAATGTGCCCATCAGCAACCTCGAAGATTTTGCCAATTTGCCCTTTGACCTGGATGGCCGCCTCAACAGCACCGCTATTTTGGGCGGTCGCCTGGGCAATCCTCGCCTCACGGGAGAGTTGGAAGTGATTGACGGCACCCTAAACGGGACGGGCATTTCCAATACGACGGCGGCCTTTTCTTATATCAACGCGCGAGCGGGCCTCGATGCTCAGCTGTCCCTGATTGGCTCCAACGATCCCCTCACGTTGACGGCGGCTGTGCCCTATCAACTCGGGTTTGTGGATATCGAGCCCGTCGACCAAAGCTATTTGCTGCGCGCCAATGTCAAAGACGAGGGCTTGGCGTTGCTCAATTTGTTTACTCAGCAAGTGGCTTGGGAAGACGGTCAGGGCGAAGTCGTGCTTAACATTGCCGGTGATTTGCAAACCAACAATAGTTTGCCAGAGACATTTCAAGGGCTGATCACGCTGGATGATGCCACCATTTCGGCCAGTGCCCTGCCCGTGCCGATGACGGATGTCACCGGGCGCATTCGGTTGGTGCCCAGCATTCAAGCGATCGAGGTCGAGCAGCTTACAGGCCAATTTAGCGAAGGACAACTCTCGGCCCAGGGGCTATTTCCTCTACTGCTGCCGCTGGATACGTTTGTCGATTTTGCTGATGATGATACGGAGCCGCCTCAAGGTGAAGACGAGACCGCGCCGCCGCCCGCCGCTGACGACACCGAGCCCTCCGAAACGAGCAATCCCCAATATCAGCCCCTGACGCTCAACCTCGACAATATTGCCCTCGACTTGCAAGGGCTGTATGAGGGACAGGTCGATGGCGAGATGCAGTTGGTCGGTAGCTTATTGCTGGGGCCGCAGCTCACCGGGGCGATCGATTTATCCCAAGGCACGCTGATCATCCCCGAGGGCGGTGGCCCGCCGCCGGTTGCGGCGGTGGATAGAAATGGTGGAGATAGCATTTTTCCACCGTTTGCCTTTTCTGATCTGCGCATTTTGTTGCGGCGCGGCATCAATATTGTGCAGGGCAATTATTTGGATGTGCGGGCTCAGGGCGGCCTGCGGCTGGATGGCACCCTCTCCACGTTGCGCCCCACCGGGACGATTCAGCTGCCGTCTGGGCGCATCGGTCTCTTTGCTGTGGAGTTGCGACTGGCGGGTGAGAACGATCGCGCTGATTTTCGAGGCACCTTTGATCCGCTCCTAGATGTCACGCTGCAAACCTCATTACCCGAAACCAATACATCGGGCATTCAAGTGACGAGAGGACCTTTTCCCCGCAATGAAGTGCCAGACACGACCACCCTGGAGTCTATCGGGTTGACTCAGCAAGGCAATCGTCTCGTGCGGATTCGGGCTCGCTACACCGGCCCAGCGAGCGAATTGGCGAATATCACGACGACCTCGCGCAATCTGTCGTTGAGCAGTTCGCCCCCCCGGTCTGAAAGCGAAATTGTCGGGCTGTTAAGCGGCAATGTGATCGGCGCGATCGATGCGCTGGGCAGCGATAATGCCTTGACTGGCATTGGCACGTTTGTCGGGTCGGCCCTGCTCAATACAGTGCGCGAATTTCTCGGTGATACCGTGCCGATTAGCGAGGTGCGGTTATTCCAGGTGTCCGATGCCTCCGGTGGGGTCGAGGCCAATGATGGCTCCGATATTGGCGCTGAGGTGGGCTTTGAGATCAGCCCCACTATTTCAGTGTCAGTCTTAAAGGTGATTACCAACGATACGCCGTTCCAGTTCAACACTCGCTATCGCCTCAGCGATGAATTCACCCTTCGGGGCACCACCAGTTATGAGGATTTTCGCGAGCGCAGCGGTGTCCTGTTAGAGTATGAAACGCGGTTTTGA
- the murQ gene encoding N-acetylmuramic acid 6-phosphate etherase yields the protein MTFSNTPVPDSPIDRGHLLTEQANPASQNLDQLSPLEFVDLVNAEDQKTLSAIAGAREDLAAAITLIADSMRLGGRLFYLGAGTSGRLGVLDASECPPTFCTPPDLVQGIIAGGAGALIRSSEGLEDIAEDGAAIIHEHHIHEHDVVVGITAGGTTPYVHGALKAAQQRGAAAILIACVPCEQVPANYDGDIRLLVGPEILAGSTRLKAGTVTKMALNILSTGVMVQLGKVYGNRMVDVAVTNTKLRDRAIRILSDLADLDRDQAAALLDRSDQRVKLALLMHWSGLSAPEADACLQAHQGHLRQALQSLKSSD from the coding sequence GTGACTTTTTCTAATACCCCGGTGCCCGACTCGCCCATTGATCGGGGGCACTTGCTCACCGAGCAGGCTAATCCGGCGAGTCAAAACCTCGATCAACTGTCGCCCTTGGAATTTGTCGATTTAGTCAACGCTGAAGATCAGAAAACTTTGAGTGCGATCGCGGGTGCTCGGGAAGATTTAGCCGCCGCCATCACCCTCATTGCCGACTCGATGCGGCTGGGGGGACGGCTGTTTTACCTGGGGGCAGGCACCAGCGGTCGCCTGGGCGTGCTCGACGCCTCGGAATGTCCACCGACTTTTTGCACCCCGCCTGACCTCGTGCAGGGCATCATCGCCGGGGGAGCCGGAGCCCTGATCCGCAGCTCCGAAGGGCTCGAAGACATTGCCGAAGATGGCGCGGCCATCATCCACGAACACCATATTCATGAGCATGACGTTGTTGTCGGTATCACTGCTGGGGGCACCACGCCCTATGTGCATGGCGCGTTAAAAGCGGCTCAACAACGGGGAGCCGCCGCCATCCTCATTGCTTGTGTGCCCTGCGAGCAGGTGCCCGCCAACTACGATGGCGACATTCGGCTGCTGGTGGGCCCCGAAATTCTGGCGGGCTCCACCCGGTTAAAAGCGGGCACCGTCACCAAAATGGCGCTGAACATCCTCTCCACCGGGGTCATGGTGCAACTGGGTAAGGTGTACGGCAACCGCATGGTCGATGTCGCCGTGACCAATACGAAACTGCGAGATCGCGCCATCCGCATTTTGAGTGACCTGGCCGACCTCGATCGCGACCAAGCCGCCGCTTTATTAGATCGGAGCGACCAGCGGGTCAAACTCGCCCTCCTCATGCACTGGAGTGGACTCTCCGCCCCCGAAGCTGACGCCTGTTTGCAAGCCCATCAAGGGCATCTGCGTCAAGCCTTGCAAAGCCTCAAGTCGTCTGATTAA
- a CDS encoding DUF4383 domain-containing protein → MKAAQKFALVIGIVYVVIGALGFVPALVGHPGTDAAIKQYGIAAEYGYLLGLLPVNAPINIIHITTGLVGIAAAISLDSARFFSGQLGIYYAALGLLGVIPFTKTFFGLFPLFGFDVLLHGVTGLLGIYFGFFATPSLLALFKRELKEDATAAEIL, encoded by the coding sequence ATGAAAGCTGCCCAAAAGTTTGCATTAGTTATTGGGATTGTTTACGTCGTCATCGGAGCGCTGGGTTTCGTTCCTGCCCTAGTGGGCCATCCAGGGACTGATGCCGCCATCAAGCAGTATGGTATTGCGGCAGAGTATGGTTACTTGCTGGGCCTGCTGCCAGTGAATGCGCCCATCAACATCATCCATATCACTACTGGACTGGTTGGCATTGCAGCTGCAATCTCATTAGACAGTGCCCGCTTCTTCTCTGGACAGCTGGGAATTTATTACGCTGCCTTGGGTCTGCTAGGCGTTATCCCGTTTACCAAGACCTTTTTCGGCCTATTTCCATTGTTTGGCTTTGATGTCTTGCTGCACGGTGTGACTGGTTTGCTGGGAATTTATTTCGGTTTCTTTGCAACGCCTTCTCTCCTGGCGCTGTTTAAGCGCGAGCTAAAAGAAGATGCGACTGCCGCTGAAATTCTTTAG
- the lepB gene encoding signal peptidase I — MKSKPDELSTPDAEEEAASPSESSLWRRLWDSQRENIRILAIALVIAIFLRVFIAEPRFIPSNSMEPTLHVGDRLLVDKISTRLHPPHIGDIIVFQPPPQLQEYGYRGDQAFIKRVIATPGETVTVTDHQVLVDGAPLQESYTLEPPDYLMGSITVPPGGLFVMGDNRNDSNDSHVWGILPQENVIGIARFRFWPFSRAGSVS, encoded by the coding sequence ATGAAGTCTAAGCCCGATGAGTTATCGACCCCCGATGCGGAGGAGGAGGCAGCCTCGCCGTCAGAATCCTCACTGTGGCGTCGCCTGTGGGATAGTCAGCGCGAGAATATTCGGATTTTGGCGATCGCTCTCGTTATTGCCATCTTTCTGCGCGTCTTTATTGCCGAACCCCGGTTTATTCCCTCCAATTCCATGGAGCCGACCCTGCACGTGGGCGATCGCCTCCTTGTCGACAAAATTTCTACCCGCCTGCATCCACCCCATATCGGCGACATCATTGTCTTTCAACCGCCGCCACAACTGCAGGAGTATGGCTACCGGGGCGACCAAGCCTTTATCAAACGGGTGATTGCCACCCCCGGCGAGACAGTCACCGTCACCGATCATCAAGTGCTGGTGGACGGTGCGCCGTTGCAAGAGAGCTACACCCTCGAACCACCTGACTATCTCATGGGCTCGATCACGGTGCCCCCAGGTGGCCTCTTCGTGATGGGTGACAACCGCAACGACAGCAACGACTCTCACGTGTGGGGCATCCTGCCCCAAGAGAATGTCATTGGCATTGCCCGCTTCCGTTTCTGGCCCTTTTCCCGTGCTGGTTCGGTGTCTTAG